The Phyllopteryx taeniolatus isolate TA_2022b chromosome 9, UOR_Ptae_1.2, whole genome shotgun sequence genome contains a region encoding:
- the ccndbp1 gene encoding cyclin-D1-binding protein 1 homolog isoform X2, whose product MSAEDDATQNVCVTLRNLLNSVQCVTGRVRDGESNESDGDFNLSNFWDTLNQAVKAVSQEATKVSLVFSKPPLPSQQDGEQLADSVLKSVLSLSTVYYWLPKSQGVSLRQQVRDATVQVLEGLTQLLEVILSSPLQSLTQEQLTSTGGVWAACDRFTHLPQDNKAAVLLVLTGQSGIVKDAIEELEQALSEAHDPFGDVLGDEEDGEEPRGNRDTYWSERDRRVVAACRGMMKAAAACLRKMTAAVRVHGDADAPQRVAQLDDLVDGVKEISPQYAHKRKQLTTWRCVSTHLWTTTVWRTMFLNWLRC is encoded by the exons ATGAGTGCTGAGGACGACGCGACGCAAAACGTCTGCGTGACTCTCCGTAACCTGCTCAACTCCGTCCAGTGCGTCACGGGCCGGGTTCGAG ACGGAGAGTCCAACGAGTCTGACGGAGACTTCAACCTCTCCAACTTTTGGGACACTTTGA ACCAGGCGGTGAAGGCAGTGTCTCAGGAAGCCACCAAAGTCAGCCTCGTCTTCTCCAAGCCGCCGCTCCCGTCACAGCAG GATGGCGAGCAGCTGGCCGACTCCGTCCTCAAGAGCGTCCTCAGCCTCTCCACCGTTTATTACTGGCTTCCCAAGAGCCAAG GTGTCAGTTTGCGTCAGCAAGTCCGAGACGCCACCGTGCAGGTTCTGGAGGGGTTGACGCAGCTCCTGGAGGTCATCCTCAGTTCGCCACTACAAAG TCTGACTCAAGAGCAGTTGACGTCAACGGGAGGCGTGTGGGCAGCGTGTGACCGCTTTACCCACCTACCTCAAG ACAATAAGGCTGCGGTGCTGCTGGTTCTAACCGGTCAGAGCGGCATCGTGAAAGACGCCATCGAGGAGTTGGAGCAG GCGTTGTCCGAGGCCCACGATCCATTCGGCGACGTCCTGGGCGACGAGGAGGATGGCGAGGAGCCGCGGGGCAACCGCGACACGTACTGGTCGGagcgggaccgccgcgtggtggccgcCTGCCGGGGGATGATGAAGGCGGCCGCCGCCTGCCTGAGGAAAATGACGGCGGCCGTCAGGGTCCACGGGGACGCCGACGCGCCACAGAGGGTGGCGCAGCTGGACGACCTGGTAGACGGCGTCAAGGAAATCAGCCCCCAGTATGCACACAAACGCAAGC AATTGACGACCTGGCGTTGTGTCTCTACCCACCTGTGGACTACAACAGTGTGGAGAACGAT GTTTCTAAACTGGCTGCGCTGTTGA